Part of the Labilibaculum antarcticum genome, ATTCTGAAGATTCGATGCAGGTCTTTCAATTAAATCCAATGACTTTTAAAGATGCTAAAACAGGAGATTTTCTTCCATTTTGGATTGAGTATTATAAAAAGTTAGGTGTGGATATCCCGGAAGGAAAACCGGGTTTGAATCCAAATGGAATGTCCTTATCAGCAAATATAAATATGGTTTACAGTTACCATTCTAATAACGAACGCTAAGTTTATACTCTATATATGAATTCTTTTCTACGTGAATTAACCGGCGAGCTGTACGAAAAATATGGCAGCAATTTATCCAATTGCATGTTGGTGTTTCCAAATCGCCGTGCAGGTTTATTTTTCTCAAAGTATTTGAATGAGTTGATTGAACAACCAGTTTGGGCGCCAAAGATTCTCACCATTAATGATTTTTTTAAAACGCATTCTCAATTACAAACAGAGGATAATTTGGGCTTGCTTTTCCGATTGTATAAAATTTACATTCAGAGAATGGAAGTTTCGGAGAGTTTCGATGAGTTTTACCACTGGGGAGAAATGCTTTTGGGAGATTTCGACGATTTGGACAAGTACCGGGTGAATGCGAAACATTTGTTTCAGAATTTAGCAGAGGAAAAAGAAATTGATAACCTGTTTGATTACTTAACCGAAGAGCAGATTGTTGCCATTCAGTCATTTTGGAGTTCTTTCCGTCCCGAGAATTATTCGGAGCATCAGAAAGAATTTGTGAAGCTTTGGGAGAATTTGTACCCAATTTATTCTGATTTTCGAGATGAATTGCAATCTGAAGGATTGGCATACGAAGGAATGGCTTCACGTAAACTGGTGGATGAGCTGGAATCGGGGAAGATTAATATCAAAGAAGACAGAGTCCTTTTTATTGGCTTTAATGCATTAAACCGTTGCGAAAAGAATTTGTTTGATGAGTTGAAAAGACAAGATAAAGCCGATTTTTATTGGGATTACGATGAGTCATATCTCAAAAATCCTTTTCATGAAGCTGGTTTGTTTATGCGGGAAAACATCAAAAGATTTCCTTCACCCAAAACGAATATTCGCTTCGACAATATTAAAAACAATAAAACAAAGATTGAATTTGTTTCGCTCTCCTCGGAGGTGGGACAGGCGAAGTATGCCCACGCCGTGGTTGAGGAGTTTTGCACGAATTCGGAGTATGCATTAGAGGAAACGGCAATTGTTTTGGCTGATGAGGAGTTGCTTCTTCCGGTATTGCATTCCATTCCTAAAATTGCAAAAAATGTGAATGTGACCATGGGATATCCGGCAAAAAATACGCCTGTTGCCAGTTTGTTACGTTTGGTTATCGATCTGCAAAAAAGCGTGAAAAATTCTGGCGGAGAGGTATCGTTTCATCACAAACAGGTATTGGCTCTTTTGAATCACCAATATTTGAATTCAGTTAATCCTGAATTGGCACATACCATAACACAAGATATCTTAACAACCAATAGAATTGAAGTTCCACAACGTTTAATTAAAGGTGATCCCGTATTGGAGAAACTTTTTTCGCCGGTTAGTAGTGTGGAGCAATTTTCAATATATCTGCTTGAATTGCTTCAAGGGATTTATCAGAAATTAGAAACTGCTGATGAGGAAAAATCTTTGGTTGATAAAATTGAACAGGAATATATTTACCATTTGTTTTTGGCGATAAAGCGTCTCAATTCTTTATTAAATCAGCACAAAATAGATCTTAAACAGGATACTTTTTATAAGATTCTGGATAAAATGATTCAAAGTCTGAGCATTCCTTTTGAAGGAGAACCATTGGCTGGTTTGCAGGTGATGGGGATTTTGGAAACACGATTGCTCGACTTCAAGAAGATCGTAATCCTTTCGATGAACGAAGGTAAATTGCCTAAAACAGGAGCTGCAAATTCATTCGTTCCTTACCATTTGCGTAAAGGATTCGGAATGCCAACAAT contains:
- a CDS encoding PD-(D/E)XK nuclease family protein; translated protein: MNSFLRELTGELYEKYGSNLSNCMLVFPNRRAGLFFSKYLNELIEQPVWAPKILTINDFFKTHSQLQTEDNLGLLFRLYKIYIQRMEVSESFDEFYHWGEMLLGDFDDLDKYRVNAKHLFQNLAEEKEIDNLFDYLTEEQIVAIQSFWSSFRPENYSEHQKEFVKLWENLYPIYSDFRDELQSEGLAYEGMASRKLVDELESGKINIKEDRVLFIGFNALNRCEKNLFDELKRQDKADFYWDYDESYLKNPFHEAGLFMRENIKRFPSPKTNIRFDNIKNNKTKIEFVSLSSEVGQAKYAHAVVEEFCTNSEYALEETAIVLADEELLLPVLHSIPKIAKNVNVTMGYPAKNTPVASLLRLVIDLQKSVKNSGGEVSFHHKQVLALLNHQYLNSVNPELAHTITQDILTTNRIEVPQRLIKGDPVLEKLFSPVSSVEQFSIYLLELLQGIYQKLETADEEKSLVDKIEQEYIYHLFLAIKRLNSLLNQHKIDLKQDTFYKILDKMIQSLSIPFEGEPLAGLQVMGILETRLLDFKKIVILSMNEGKLPKTGAANSFVPYHLRKGFGMPTIDHQDAIFAYYFYRLIQRVEDLKLLYSTQSDGMRTGEMSRFLYQLKYESDFEIVENSPSYNISLQEAKPISVTKNERIQTRLNEYCGDSFKSFSPSALNTYMNCSLSFYFKYLAGLKEPDVVLEEIDPPTFGNLFHSVLEELYKPFSGKTIQKEDLEGLRKNKNLLDQVLKDAFRTIYFKLKKDQPMEIGGRNLLIFDILKKFIDRILILDQKFAPFEIVSLEGKYKIQLPIGEKADRVVNISGLIDRVDKLGDAIRILDYKTGKADLIFKDIASLFEKEGKNKNKAAFQTLLYCLFYDENYKPDLAISPGIYSLKEFFSDGFDCTLAQKEGRGNAIRVDDYRMFKAEFVEGLKELLEEIFNQDIPFSQVENKDICRTCVYSEICHR